One genomic region from Pecten maximus chromosome 5, xPecMax1.1, whole genome shotgun sequence encodes:
- the LOC117326715 gene encoding LOW QUALITY PROTEIN: fibrinogen-like protein 1 (The sequence of the model RefSeq protein was modified relative to this genomic sequence to represent the inferred CDS: deleted 1 base in 1 codon) yields MQLYSWLATMQLNELITIRKIFVLFQMFYLVCGGKSSQFTRRLQKSHETYPDSTNDSLLIPNVTSMPKCAVLCHRADCEAFDFDSDRSTCRFLSYNSQPGKSFFINTDVESCQSLPAGNPSGVYNIKISQQLKKRVFCEMESAGGGWTVLQNRFDGSQNFNLKWDDYKNGFGTPHGEYWIGNENIHCLTSSQPYTLRIELSQVSGQQGHAEYETFTVSSEKDFYRLEISGFSGNIPDSFRTHHNSNFSTPDKDYDKRPPVHCASSFKGGWWFSTCFEAYLNGVYGAGFITSSINWKYFPTRDRVGLKTSRMMIRPHPEVSSSASVEYGDSSGGSSGSDGSSG; encoded by the exons ATGCAGCTATACTCCTGGCTTGCTACAATGCAACTTAATGAATTGATAACCATTCGGAAGATCTTCGTATTGTTCCAAATGTTCTACCTTGTCTGTGGAGGTAAATCGTCACAATTCACCAGACGTTTACAGAAAAGCCATGAGACTTATCCAGACAGTACCAACGACAGCCTGTTAATTCCTAATGTGACATCAATGCCCAAATGTGCAGTCCTTTGTCACAGGGCCGACTGTGAGGCGTTTGATTTTGATTCTGACCGATCAACATGTAGATTCCTTTCCTACAACAGCCAGCCTGGCAAATCGTTCTTTATCAATACTGATGTTGAATCTTGTCAGAGTCTTCCAGCAGGAAATCCTTCCGGTGTTTACAATATTAAGATCAGTCAACAGTTAAAGAAAAGAGTATTCTGTGAAATGGAATCTGCCGGTGGAGGATGGACTGTCCTACAAAACCGATTTGACGGGAGCCAGAACTTTAATTTGAAATGGGACGACTACAAAAACGGTTTTGGGACACCACACGGGGAATACTGGATTGGAAACGAGAATATACAC TGCTTGACCTCCTCACAACCGTATACACTTCGTATAGAGTTAAGTCAGGTGTCTGGCCAACAAGGACATGCCGAGTATGAGACTTTTACTGTTTCCTCTGAGAAAGACTTCTACCGTTTGGAAATATCTGGATTTAGCGGAAACATTCCCGACTCCTTTCGAACCCATCACAATTCTAATTTTTCTACACCAGACAAAGACTACGACAAACGCCCACCTGTGCATTGTGCATCTAGTTTTAAAGGTGGTTGGTGGTTTTCTACTTGTTTTGAAGCATACTTAAATGGTGTGTATGGCGCAGGGTTCATAACCTCCTCGATCAACTGGAAGTATTTCCCCACAAGAGACAGAGTTGGTCTGAAAACATCACGTATGATGATACGTCCACATCCAGAAGTTTCGTCCAGTGCGAGTGTCGAGTATGGTGATTCGTCAGGTGGGAGCAGTGGAAGCGATGGCAGTTCAGGGTGA
- the LOC117328534 gene encoding angiopoietin-4-like — MQLLMSTALVLPLLTYLVCGGKSSHFTRRLQKNQETYPDSTTNSLLIPNVTSMPKCAVLCHRTDCEAFDFDSDRSTCRFLSYNSQPGKSFFINTDIESCHSLPAGNPSGVYNIKISQQLKKRVFCEMESAGGGWTVLQNRFDGSQNFNLKWDDYKNGFGTPHGEYWIGNENIHLLTSSQPYTLRIELGQVSGQQGYAEYEIFTVSSEKDFYRLQISGFSGNIHNSLKYHSNYNFSTPDSDNDTRSTVNCASYFRGGWWFRSCYLVFLNGVYRADGSRSFSINWRYFPTRNRIGLKSSRMLIRPV; from the coding sequence ATGCAGCTTCTTATGTCTACAGCTCTTGTCCTCCCCCTACTGACCTACCTTGTCTGTGGAGGTAAATCGTCACACTTTACCAGACGTTTACAGAAAAACCAGGAGACTTATCCAGACAGTACCACAAACAGCCTGTTAATTCCTAATGTAACATCAATGCCTAAATGTGCAGTCCTCTGTCACAGGACCGACTGTGAGGCGTTTGATTTTGATTCTGACCGATCGACATGTAGATTTCTTTCCTACAACAGCCAGCCTGGCAAATCGTTCTTTATCAATACTGATATTGAATCTTGTCATAGTCTGCCAGCAGGAAATCCTTCCGGTGTTTACAATATTAAGATCAGTCAACAGTTAAAGAAAAGAGTATTCTGTGAAATGGAATCTGCCGGTGGAGGATGGACTGTCCTACAAAACCGATTTGACGGGAGCCAGAACTTTAATTTGAAATGGGACGACTACAAAAACGGTTTTGGGACACCACACGGGGAATACTGGATTGGAAACGAGAATATACACTTGTTGACCTCCTCACAACCGTATACACTTCGTATAGAGTTAGGTCAGGTATCTGGCCAACAAGGATATGCCGAATATGAGATTTTCACTGTTTCCTCTGAGAAAGATTTCTACCGTTTGCAGATATCTGGATTTAGCGGAAATATTCACAACTCTTTAAAATACCATAGCAACTACAATTTTTCTACACCTGACAGTGATAATGATACTCGCTCAACGGTGAACTGTGCATCTTATTTCAGAGGTGGTTGGTGGTTTAGATCTTGCTATTTAGTTTTTCTGAATGGTGTGTATAGAGCAGATGGATCCAGGTCCTTTTCTATAAACTGGAGATATTTCCCTACGAGGAATAGGATAGGTCTGAAGTCTTCTAGGATGTTGATACGTCCTGTGTGA
- the LOC117326918 gene encoding sine oculis-binding protein homolog A-like isoform X2 — protein MNELLGWYGYDKVNSADTEHLNLERYTSIDDVRSPTDGGSRDDDSILSDDDDDDDDDDDSLSGRSDFSRLSRSNSESSLAAQHRNLVSALTKKHGLTGAPDGTLPSGYITCAWCQKPGIKLFTLKTSTTTKAFCSEVCFTQCRRASFKKNRVCDWCKHVRHTVNYVDFQDGEQQLQFCSAKCLNQYKMKIFCKETQEHLQQIQTQNENVSSSKSPDRQILITPDLWLKDSTSADEKSESKPSEATSHRDSQKETNSNRGNHRENHREGQGHKEKTGHIHRDSHREDREKIRKHSSKTEWRSDSHKSHSHGEIDRSRSVMDRLVRERHRRSSSKDSTCLASPQLASTDPSPAATSSAQPNPMFANPAGYPSMPLIPPHLWGAFGPGMPPMGHIPPWFYGGYMPQVPGLIPGGQIPNTEGEFRPPNSRMSTPTPTRPTLSPDSSSPSTTPNTNLPSAKQGGTSTSTGSAKCPQKVSGITPLLPGIPNNGNPQSVLGYDPNLVGPGYRPGSQYLGGMPPVTMIMPIPFPLPVPFPVPLPLPLKMEQIMEVYNKKQEEKKKEKEESVPQRIQSDKHLIDPQRNHRIKTEFSDSSDSEILKKPEKTSLHCVSYSERASSVTSCPDLSDIHSSAHDLSTRKRPLTPRLDGSLDLSKRPRSEVNTSPDSYDGVIDLSMDSSLTRYKMSPGKENRETNESDISQDGEERDISNGELGLKIPRIHIITPRSEPPLNAQLPLPPAEHKYSNRRGLILDAPCTPNRPRSPSPERRSYVRSVPRDVMEAARRRCLRARIRTK, from the exons GTAGGAGTAACAGCGAGTCAAGTTTAGCTGCTCAGCACCGAAATCTGGTTTCTGCCCTGACGAAGAAGCATGGTCTTACAG GTGCTCCGGACGGGACTTTGCCGAGTGGCTATATAACGTGTGCCTGGTGTCAGAAACCCGGAATCAAGCTTTTCACTTTGAAGACCTCGACAACAACGAAAGCCTTTTGTAGCGAGGTGTGTTTTACTCAGTGTCGGCGTGCATCTTTCAAAAAGAACAGAGTTTGTGATTGGTGCAAACATGTCCGTCACACAGTGAACTATGTGGACTTTCAAGATGGCGAACAACAACTTCAGTTTTGTAGTGCAAagtgtttaaatcaatataaaatgaaaatattttgtaaggAAACACAGGAACATTTACAAcaaattcaaactcaaaatgaGAATGTGTCTTCTTCTAAAAGTCCAGACAGACAGATTCTAATAACACCGGATTTATGGTTGAAAGATTCGACGTCGGCAGACGAAAAAAGTGAAAGTAAGCCTTCAGAGGCGACATCTCATAGAGATAgccaaaaagaaacaaacagCAATAGAGGGAATCACAGAGAAAATCAccgtgaaggtcaaggtcacaaagaaAAAACGGGACATATTCATAGAGACAGTCACCGTGAGGACAGAGAAAAGATAAGGAAGCATTCGAGTAAAACGGAATGGAGGAGTGACTCTCACAAATCTCATTCTCACGGTGAGATAGACAGATCTCGCAGTGTGATGGATCGGCTTGTACGCGAACGACACCGCCGGTCGTCCTCAAAGGACTCAACTTGTCTCGCAAGTCCACAACTTGCATCAACAGATCCTTCCCCAGCGGCTACATCGTCGGCACAGCCTAATCCCATGTTTGCAAATCCGGCTGGCTACCCTTCGATGCCTCTGATTCCACCGCATTTGTGGGGTGCTTTCGGACCTGGGATGCCTCCGATGGGTCATATTCCTCCCTGGTTTTACGGTGGGTATATGCCTCAAGTCCCTGGACTTATACCTGGAGGACAAATTCCCAACACGGAAGGGGAATTCCGGCCCCCTAATAGTCGGATGTCTACACCAACGCCAACCAGGCCAACACTATCTCCAGATTCTTCGTCACCGTCGACAACTCCAAACACGAATCTACCTTCAGCGAAGCAAGGTGGTACTTCAACATCAACCGGTAGTGCGAAGTGCCCACAAAAAGTCTCTGGTATTACGCCTTTATTGCCAGGAATACCAAACAACGGAAACCCCCAATCAGTGCTAGGGTATGATCCGAATTTAGTTGGACCGGGGTATAGACCTGGATCGCAATACCTCGGCGGTATGCCTCCAGTGACGATGATCATGCCCATACCGTTCCCTCTGCCAGTTCCTTTCCCGGTGCCTTTACCGCTACCACTCAAGATGGAACAAATCATGGAGGTATATAACAAGAAGcaggaagaaaagaaaaaagaaaaggaagaaTCTGTCCCTCAGCGCATACAATCTGATAAGCATCTTATCGATCCTCAACGGAACCACAGAATAAAGACAGAGTTTAGCGATTCTAGCGATTCCGAAATTTTAAAGAAACCTGAAAAAACGTCACTTCATTGTGTTTCATATTCAGAGAGGGCAAGCAGTGTCACGTCTTGTCCAGATTTATCAGACATTCATTCATCAGCGCATGACTTATCCACACGGAAGCGACCTTTGACCCCTCGGCTCGATGGATCATTAGATCTAAGTAAGAGGCCTAGGTCCGAGGTGAATACCTCGCCGGACTCCTATGATGGTGTCATAGATTTATCTATGGACAGCTCCCTGACAAGGTATAAAATGTCTCCGGGCAAGGAGAATAGAGAAACTAACGAATCTGACATTTCTCAGGATGGCGAGGAACGAGACATTTCTAACGGTGAACTAGGTTTGAAAATTCCTAGGATTCATATCATTACACCGCGAAGCGAACCGCCATTGAACGCACAGCTTCCACTTCCACCAGCGGAACACAAATATTCAAACCGACGGGGACTTATCCTTGATGCTCCGTGTACTCCGAATCGGCCTAGAAGTCCTTCTCCTGAAAGGAGGAGCTACGTTAGGTCGGTACCACGTGACGTGATGGAAGCCGCCAGACGGCGTTGTCTTCGTGCAAGAATACGCACAAAGTAG